The following coding sequences are from one Eucalyptus grandis isolate ANBG69807.140 chromosome 11, ASM1654582v1, whole genome shotgun sequence window:
- the LOC104416327 gene encoding blue copper protein: MAGAGLLMLGATVLLQLVLPSLATVYTVGDTGGWVMGTDYTTWTSGKTFLVGDSLVFNYGGGHTVDEVSKSDYDACTAANVISTDSSGATTIPLKTAATHYFICGAAGHCSSGMKLAVSVKAGSSPTATPPTSGGSPATTTTTPSPPSTTTATPTTPTTTATTVTTKSSSENIVSPVVALVMASLVCLYELAFLS; encoded by the exons ATGGCAGGAGCTGGTCTTTTGATGCTTGGTGCGACTGTACTGCTGCAGCTGGTGTTACCAAGTTTGGCGACGGTTTACACGGTGGGTGACACGGGGGGTTGGGTGATGGGGACGGACTACACCACTTGGACGAGCGGCAAGACCTTCTTGGTCGGCGACAGCCTCG TGTTCAACTACGGAGGAGGCCACACCGTGGACGAGGTGAGCAAGAGCGACTACGACGCGTGCACCGCCGCGAACGTCATCAGCACCGACAGCAGCGGTGCCACCACCATTCCCCTCAAGACCGCCGCGACCCACTACTTCATCTGCGGGGCAGCCGGCCACTGCAGCAGCGGCATGAAGCTCGCCGTCAGCGTGAAAGCCGGGTCGTCACCAACCGCCACGCCTCCGACCTCCGGGGGCTCCcctgccaccaccaccaccaccccatCGCCGCCTTCGACCACCACCGCGACCCCCACCACTCCCACCACCACGGCCACTACCGTCACGACGAAGTCCAGCTCCGAAAATATTGTGTCGCCGGTCGTGGCATTGGTGATGGCTAGTCTGGTCTGTTTGTATGAGTTGGCTTTTCTTTCGTGA